A stretch of Desulfobacter hydrogenophilus DNA encodes these proteins:
- a CDS encoding Abi family protein: protein MTSKIPYDKPPCPDTELLQQLRNRGLDIEDETRTIRYLNFIGYYRLSAYFLPYQSEKDKFRDGVEFDRILSLYIFDRKLKLTLMEAIERIEVAVRAATTNYMSLRTGDAHWFLNENHFDNYSPDKGKSFQSFDGYLQSICSSIDRQIDATPIVHYYSKYSFPDYPPGWVVMEVLTLGQVSKIYSILRTKYKRKIAKKFKTSWQVLEAILLSLTVIRNKCAHHQRVWNVKISYPPARTVLKNIAPQYSGSPNSPCVIYFMIWFILTRINNDSNWGARLCEQLLELDESLLHKIGLDLNEIYTYLIEE from the coding sequence TTGACTTCGAAAATTCCATATGACAAACCACCATGCCCTGATACTGAGCTTTTACAACAACTACGAAATCGTGGTTTAGATATCGAAGACGAAACAAGAACAATCCGGTATTTAAATTTTATTGGTTATTACAGATTGTCGGCCTATTTTCTACCCTACCAATCAGAAAAAGATAAATTTCGGGATGGTGTTGAATTTGATCGTATTTTAAGTTTGTATATTTTTGATCGCAAACTAAAACTGACCCTGATGGAAGCCATTGAACGTATTGAAGTTGCAGTTAGGGCGGCCACAACCAACTACATGAGTTTAAGAACTGGTGACGCACACTGGTTCTTAAATGAAAATCATTTTGACAATTATTCACCGGATAAAGGTAAGTCTTTTCAGAGTTTTGACGGCTACCTTCAGTCTATCTGTAGTAGTATTGATCGTCAGATAGATGCTACCCCTATTGTCCATTACTATTCCAAATACTCTTTTCCTGATTATCCTCCTGGCTGGGTGGTTATGGAAGTCCTAACGCTTGGTCAGGTATCTAAAATTTATTCAATATTGCGGACTAAATATAAAAGGAAGATAGCCAAAAAATTTAAAACAAGTTGGCAGGTTCTGGAGGCGATACTGCTTTCCCTAACTGTTATAAGAAATAAATGTGCTCATCATCAAAGAGTTTGGAATGTTAAAATATCCTATCCTCCCGCGAGAACAGTATTAAAAAATATTGCCCCACAATATTCTGGTTCTCCCAATTCTCCGTGTGTAATTTATTTTATGATCTGGTTTATTTTAACCCGGATTAATAATGATTCAAATTGGGGAGCCAGATTATGTGAACAGCTTTTAGAATTAGATGAATCACTCCTTCACAAAATTGGTTTGGATCTTAACGAGATTTATACGTACCTTATAGAAGAATAA